The proteins below are encoded in one region of Rhodothermus profundi:
- a CDS encoding flavin reductase family protein, giving the protein MTTHALGEVLRQVMRRVPSPVTVVTAAADGEMRGITIGSFTSVSLEPPLISFNVARRARMHPLLLQARYFAVHILGAEQVALSQRFAEPGLSGQEQFEGLAYQLHAEGTPVLEGVLAVLHCRPYRRLEAGDHTIFVGEVMEIEVREEGPPLLYYNRTYRAVGETLVPSLLLSSAAPKSAKS; this is encoded by the coding sequence CGCCGGTTACGGTGGTGACAGCAGCTGCCGATGGTGAAATGCGGGGCATCACCATTGGCTCCTTTACGAGCGTCTCGTTGGAGCCGCCGCTTATTTCTTTCAATGTAGCTCGACGGGCTCGCATGCATCCGCTGCTGCTGCAGGCTCGCTATTTTGCCGTGCATATCCTGGGAGCCGAGCAAGTGGCATTGAGCCAGCGCTTTGCTGAGCCCGGCTTGAGCGGGCAGGAGCAGTTTGAGGGATTGGCTTATCAGCTGCACGCCGAAGGCACTCCTGTGCTGGAAGGCGTGCTGGCCGTGTTGCACTGCCGACCGTATCGCAGGCTCGAGGCAGGTGATCACACGATCTTTGTGGGCGAGGTGATGGAAATTGAGGTGCGGGAGGAGGGGCCACCTTTGCTTTACTACAATCGGACCTACCGTGCGGTCGGTGAAACGCTGGTACCCTCGTTACTGTTAAGCAGCGCTGCGCCAAAAAGCGCAAAGTCGTAA